Part of the uncultured Desulfobacter sp. genome, ATCCTGCATATTTGACGGCATTGTCCACAAGATTCAAAAAGACCTGGGCCATGGCGTCTCGATCCGTTTTGACGGGAAATTTCTGATCCGGCACGTGTGTGATGAGTTCAAACCCCGCTTTTTTCAACCGGACCTGGTTGGTGCGGATACATTCGAGCAGAAATTGTCCCATATCAAATTCACTGATCCTGTATTGTTTCCGGCTCTGTTCAAGCTTTCCAAAATCCAGAACATTGTTGATCAAACGGGTGAGCCGTTCGCTTTCCGCCACCATCACTTCAAGATAGCTCTGCTGTTTTTCGGGATCTGACACCCGTTTTGACATCAGCAGTTCCGCGTACATCCGGATGCTGGTCAACGGGGTTTTCAATTCATGGGATACGGCTGCCACAAATGAGGTCTTTTGCCGGGCATCTTTGATCTGCGCCAGGGTCAGCCGGGTAATCAACACACCTGCGCTTACAATGGCTGTCACCAGGATGGCCACAAGGATCAGGGCGATGACCATAAATGTGCCGGATTCCGACAGGCCGGTGTTATCCATAAACACGCACACGGACCAGTGGGGCAGGCGTCCGGATATATCCGTTTTAACAACCGCATCCCGTGTTTTGGGGCCATGGTCAAATTCCAGGGGGCCTGTGTGATGGAGGACGGCACCGCTACCATTCATGATCACAAGTGCCGTGCCGGAACGATTGTTTTCCGGAATAGTGGTCATCAACCGGGATAGCAGAACCATCATCTCCAGTTCAATACCGTAGAACAGTTCGTCCGGCTCAGGCTGCACCCATCCCAGGACATAAAGCTGGTTGTCGCTGAACCAGGGAATCCAGCCGGATTTTCCTTGATTCCCAGCGGGTTCTGGGAGGGCATCTGTTGCGGTTATTTTTTCTTCTGGTATTGGGGGGATAGACTGTCTGGACAGGGCGTAAAGGCTGTTGGTTCTTTCGGGTCCGGCGGCGACTCTTTTATTTTCCCTGTCAGCCGGGTGGTTAAAGTCAAAGGGTAGGCTGCCGGTCATAAGTGGATTAAATCGTATGATAAACTGCCGTTCCTCTCGTGTGGCTGCCCGGGAGCGCCGGGGGTACAAAAGGCCTTTTTGGGGGTGGTAAATAAACACATTTCGTATCAGGGGATTGGATTGTTCCCAGGCCAGAAGACGTTCACCAAGCGTCTGGGGGGGAAGATGAGCTGTGTTTATATCGAGCAGGGACCGGGTCAAGTTTTCCTGGATGGCGGCCATGCTGTGGTCAAGATTTTGAGCTGCCAGCCGGGCCTGCTCTTCGAGTACGGTTATTCCCGCCCTGCGCAGCCGATCCTGTTCAAAAGAGAGTTGGCGAAAGGCAAGCCCGGCCAGCACCATGGCAGGTACTAAAAGCAGGGTCCAGAATATAATGATTGATCGCCGGCTGGTCATAGCGGCCTATTTTTGAATCTGCTGGTTTTTCATTTGATATGATTTAGTCCGCAGCGCTTTTCTGCTTTTTTTGCTCATGCCCTGGGTTTCAAGCATATCTGCCTGGATTTCAGCGTCCCGGGCCTCTTCAAGGGCCTGTTTGTCATTGTATTTTCCGGCATAGCCTTTTAATGCCGCCGCAGACTGTCTCAGTTCCCGGGCCGCTTCTTTTGTTTTTCCCTGGTCGGATAGTTCAATGGCTTTTTCCTGGGCCAGGGCATTGAGGTTGAGCTGGTAATCCTTAACTACCTGGGCGTTAGTTGATGCCGCAACCTTGGCCTTGTTTCGGCTGAAGCGGGCTGTGGCTTTTGCCAGGCTGTTGAGGGTCTTCATGGAAAAAGGATCCTGATAGGAGACATTGGCTTTTGCGATGTCAACAATGCTGCCCGCTTTGTGGCCCTGCATGCGCACTTCCACCAGGGCGAATTTTTCCTGTCCCCCATACAGCTGGTTCATGGACAGCTCAATGCGGTTCTCCCGGATCCGGCCTTCCCTGCCGATGATCCCTACAGGTTGAATGCCGGTCGGCAGGATGATGGTGACCACCACCTGTTTGGCCACTACATTAAGCACATTTCCCAGTTCCGCTGCAAAGATCCGGGGCAGGTCGGTTCCGGATTCGGCGAAATAGGTGTTGCCGTCGCTTTTCTGGGCCAGCTGGGCCATGAGGTCTTCATTATAGTCCGTGCCTACGCCCACGGTGGTCACCGAGATGTTTTCCTTGAACAGGCCCGCCCCGAGACGCCCTAAGTCTGAAGGGTTCCTGGGCCCGACATTGGCCAGGCCGTCGGAAAGGAGGACCACCCGGTGGACATAATCGTTTTCAATGTTTTTTCTGAT contains:
- a CDS encoding ATP-binding protein, yielding MTSRRSIIIFWTLLLVPAMVLAGLAFRQLSFEQDRLRRAGITVLEEQARLAAQNLDHSMAAIQENLTRSLLDINTAHLPPQTLGERLLAWEQSNPLIRNVFIYHPQKGLLYPRRSRAATREERQFIIRFNPLMTGSLPFDFNHPADRENKRVAAGPERTNSLYALSRQSIPPIPEEKITATDALPEPAGNQGKSGWIPWFSDNQLYVLGWVQPEPDELFYGIELEMMVLLSRLMTTIPENNRSGTALVIMNGSGAVLHHTGPLEFDHGPKTRDAVVKTDISGRLPHWSVCVFMDNTGLSESGTFMVIALILVAILVTAIVSAGVLITRLTLAQIKDARQKTSFVAAVSHELKTPLTSIRMYAELLMSKRVSDPEKQQSYLEVMVAESERLTRLINNVLDFGKLEQSRKQYRISEFDMGQFLLECIRTNQVRLKKAGFELITHVPDQKFPVKTDRDAMAQVFLNLVDNAVKYAGSGKFLKIMLDRTPKDVQIRVQDDGPGIEPGLREKIFDKFFRADNSLTTSQPGSGLGLSLTRHMLRDLGGDIVVDTTITRGAGFIIRIPIHE
- a CDS encoding VWA domain-containing protein, whose amino-acid sequence is MNPKLTRTLKVAAVFIVSIGIGILALDTSRATAAQNRVACRVEADRSVLPADNPQNVILKITLDAPKVPENTARPRVNIALVMDRSGSMGGTKLQMAKAAAMEALSRLGRDDVFSLVTYATDVTTRVPAQKVHETAPIINAIKGIEAGGNTALFGGVSQGAAEIRKNIENDYVHRVVLLSDGLANVGPRNPSDLGRLGAGLFKENISVTTVGVGTDYNEDLMAQLAQKSDGNTYFAESGTDLPRIFAAELGNVLNVVAKQVVVTIILPTGIQPVGIIGREGRIRENRIELSMNQLYGGQEKFALVEVRMQGHKAGSIVDIAKANVSYQDPFSMKTLNSLAKATARFSRNKAKVAASTNAQVVKDYQLNLNALAQEKAIELSDQGKTKEAARELRQSAAALKGYAGKYNDKQALEEARDAEIQADMLETQGMSKKSRKALRTKSYQMKNQQIQK